The proteins below are encoded in one region of Candidatus Anaeroferrophillus wilburensis:
- a CDS encoding TIGR00303 family protein: MSHPDIITVTDDQAAAADFLQHALGRPPLFICTIATTETAAIPGISAAGANAELIRYTAAADVEALYYGRARCLEKIPENPSGPPSPVIITMAAQLLLSCPTVIVDAGNSITPQVPLLVAGRTPGKAITDSLPVENVHELLLQGMIIGENLGLLGHTLIIGESVPGGTTTALSLMEGLGLDSFGKISGSMPGNNPSLKEQVVTRAMVDKGLIRGSLATDPLAAVALLGDPMQVVQAGMALAASHRTPVLLGGGSQMLAVAALIGAMMAEKNIDNITALHQERVATVLRRAATTNIAVATTGWVSEDPHADIRGLARQLPTAMPMFAARLNFSASRHRNLQLYEQGFVKEGVGAGAMALAAMLYRQLDNHALLPAIEVIYERIYLSK, translated from the coding sequence ATGTCCCATCCAGACATCATCACGGTTACCGATGACCAAGCAGCGGCTGCCGATTTTCTCCAGCATGCTCTCGGACGGCCGCCGCTTTTCATCTGCACCATTGCCACCACCGAAACAGCGGCCATCCCCGGCATTTCGGCGGCCGGCGCCAATGCTGAGCTTATCCGTTACACGGCCGCCGCCGATGTGGAGGCACTCTACTATGGTCGGGCCCGCTGCCTGGAAAAAATTCCGGAAAACCCCAGCGGCCCACCCTCTCCGGTTATTATTACCATGGCAGCCCAGCTGCTGCTTTCCTGCCCGACGGTAATCGTCGACGCAGGGAACTCCATCACCCCCCAGGTTCCCTTGCTGGTTGCCGGCCGCACCCCCGGAAAGGCAATCACCGATTCGTTGCCGGTGGAAAACGTCCATGAACTGCTGCTTCAGGGCATGATTATTGGTGAAAACCTCGGACTCCTTGGCCATACCCTGATTATCGGGGAAAGCGTTCCCGGCGGCACGACCACCGCCCTATCATTAATGGAGGGGCTCGGGCTGGATTCTTTTGGCAAAATAAGCGGCAGCATGCCGGGCAACAACCCTTCGCTGAAAGAACAGGTGGTTACCCGGGCTATGGTTGACAAAGGCCTGATCCGCGGTTCATTGGCCACCGATCCGTTGGCCGCCGTCGCCTTGCTGGGGGATCCCATGCAGGTGGTGCAGGCCGGCATGGCTCTGGCAGCCAGCCACCGGACACCGGTCCTCCTTGGCGGCGGCAGTCAGATGCTGGCAGTAGCTGCCCTCATCGGGGCTATGATGGCGGAGAAAAACATCGACAACATCACAGCACTGCACCAAGAGCGGGTGGCAACGGTGCTGCGCCGTGCGGCGACAACCAACATTGCCGTGGCAACCACCGGCTGGGTTTCGGAAGATCCGCATGCCGACATCAGAGGGCTGGCCCGCCAGCTGCCCACGGCAATGCCGATGTTTGCCGCACGACTCAACTTCTCTGCCTCCCGGCATCGAAATCTACAACTCTATGAGCAGGGCTTTGTCAAGGAAGGGGTCGGCGCCGGAGCGATGGCGCTGGCGGCCATGCTCTATCGGCAGCTGGACAACCATGCCCTGCTGCCGGCCATCGAAGTCATCTATGAACGCATCTATCTCTCAAAATGA
- a CDS encoding phosphotransferase, with translation MNASISQNDLPEPLAALVAGFLTIPTAGKGTFSAALLAGDGSDRRYFRIRSAFHSQPLIAVDAHGGSQKFRRLGQHLVTENHSFLLVAQHLATLQFPIPKVLASSPCACYYLLEDLGDTTLYDLAANDQWSTATIAHYQQALCLLAALQQQAAEGFDPSWCYAGGHYDRQLIIAGELEYFLNSFAIPLGRIELSAAQRRQFRKDCALLADVALQAPGHFFLHRDFQAKNLMICTKHIRVIDFQGARLGPIYYDLAALLTDPYVAMPPALQQELLEYYYHTAAPRAQLSLPEPGVFNHNVSCYSLIRGMQVLGAFGFLSTVKKRLHFRQHIPQALLQLQRLAADAPLAPQIPTLARLIRRLSHIPTCPPDESN, from the coding sequence ATGAACGCATCTATCTCTCAAAATGATCTGCCCGAACCCCTGGCTGCTCTGGTCGCTGGTTTTTTAACCATCCCGACGGCCGGCAAGGGGACTTTTTCCGCTGCCCTGCTGGCTGGAGACGGCTCCGATCGACGCTATTTCCGCATTAGATCAGCCTTTCATTCCCAGCCGCTGATCGCCGTCGATGCCCATGGCGGCAGCCAAAAATTTCGCCGCCTTGGCCAGCATCTGGTTACCGAAAACCACTCCTTCCTCTTGGTGGCTCAGCACCTTGCCACCCTACAATTCCCCATTCCCAAGGTGCTGGCCAGTAGTCCCTGCGCCTGCTATTATCTTTTGGAGGATCTCGGCGATACCACCCTCTATGATCTGGCCGCCAATGATCAGTGGAGCACGGCAACCATCGCCCACTATCAGCAGGCGCTCTGCCTGTTGGCGGCACTGCAGCAACAGGCCGCTGAGGGCTTTGATCCCTCATGGTGCTACGCTGGTGGCCATTATGACCGGCAGCTGATCATTGCCGGTGAACTGGAGTATTTTCTCAATTCCTTTGCCATTCCGTTGGGCCGGATAGAACTCTCCGCTGCTCAACGCCGGCAGTTCAGGAAAGATTGTGCCCTCCTGGCAGACGTTGCCCTGCAGGCGCCGGGTCATTTTTTTCTCCATCGCGATTTCCAGGCAAAAAACTTGATGATCTGCACCAAGCATATCCGGGTGATCGATTTCCAGGGCGCCCGACTGGGACCCATCTATTACGACTTGGCTGCACTGCTCACCGACCCCTATGTCGCCATGCCTCCGGCACTTCAGCAGGAACTGCTGGAATACTATTACCATACGGCGGCACCCCGGGCACAGCTTTCGCTGCCTGAACCTGGGGTCTTCAACCATAACGTCAGCTGCTATTCCCTTATCCGCGGCATGCAGGTTCTTGGTGCTTTTGGTTTTCTCTCAACGGTGAAAAAACGGCTCCATTTTCGCCAGCATATTCCCCAAGCCCTCCTTCAGTTGCAGCGCTTGGCTGCCGATGCCCCCCTTGCCCCCCAGATTCCGACTTTAGCCCGCCTGATTCGCCGCCTCAGCCATATCCCGACCTGCCCACCAGACGAGAGCAACTGA
- the rplQ gene encoding 50S ribosomal protein L17 encodes MRHRVVGRRLGYGPSHQKAMMRSLAGSLIKYETIETTLARAKELRRLTDRLVTMGKKDSLHARRQAYKVLNDHGLVKKLFDEIAPRFKERPGGYTRLIKTRFRVGDNAPMSLVTFSAKELVKKEKAAANRATSIADEVKKGVEAELAAEAPAAGAVAANEETPAAEPVAEEVAEDTAEKTKE; translated from the coding sequence ATGCGACATCGTGTGGTAGGAAGAAGGTTGGGGTATGGACCCAGCCACCAGAAAGCTATGATGCGGTCCCTGGCTGGGTCGCTGATCAAATATGAGACCATTGAAACGACGTTGGCGCGGGCCAAAGAGCTGCGGCGGCTTACCGATCGTCTGGTGACGATGGGTAAAAAAGACAGTCTCCATGCCCGGCGGCAGGCGTATAAGGTACTCAATGATCATGGGCTGGTGAAAAAGCTCTTTGACGAGATCGCCCCGCGGTTCAAGGAGCGTCCCGGCGGTTATACCCGGCTGATCAAAACACGTTTCAGAGTCGGTGATAACGCGCCCATGTCGCTGGTTACCTTTTCAGCCAAAGAGCTGGTGAAGAAGGAGAAGGCGGCAGCTAACAGAGCGACAAGCATTGCCGATGAGGTGAAGAAGGGTGTTGAGGCGGAACTGGCGGCGGAAGCGCCGGCAGCTGGGGCGGTTGCCGCCAATGAGGAGACGCCTGCGGCAGAACCTGTGGCTGAAGAAGTTGCTGAGGACACAGCTGAAAAAACCAAAGAATAG